The proteins below are encoded in one region of Bremerella sp. P1:
- a CDS encoding MFS transporter: MAPGVHEPTIREHDDELNNLSSTSFIGLVLTQFFGAANDNIFRWFAIGIGKEQQPEHVGTILMAGTACMVAPYLIFAPHAAYFADRYSKRSVIVACKIAEIVIMALGIMLAWSGQLFWLFSVVFFLGAQSAMYGPAKLGAIPEILKTKHISSANGIIGLATVVATALGTVVGNLLSDWTHQGETNLWLAGLIMVGFAAVGILTSLWIQNLPINQPDMKFPWNPFRSVIKDLRALRINKAIFYVAMGSAFFWTLAALAQLNIDQFAAESGTTTQADVGPLLAVLVVGTAVGCILAGYWSQGHVEMGILPLGATGLAICSFLLFLCPSPIVGADGNWNFVFFVASFLLFLMGLSAGLFEVPLASFLQHRAPAEKRGTILAATNFLTFGGILLVSVVFSVLRTPVYEGDISNVDQVAELEVSPEFSKEVKQKSDELRADIIAGKEYDSPLDIAASMASNDDEKTYAFASLLMTQLHQAFTDQNPIDRSEVIDKYPDYKQLVAEIYFQATNLPLLSSRQIFLLCGVVTIPILFYILYLLPQNSLRFLVWLASETFYRIRVHDRENLPAEGGALLVSNHVSWLDGVLLMLTSSRPVRMLVWGGNFKSEWFRRFVEYHGAILIDKGPKGIQKALQKGREAIENGELVCVFAEGGITRSGQIQGFKPGLLKMVEGTSAPVVPVFIDELWGSVFTFSEGRFFWKIPRSWQTPISIHFGEPIEPPYGIHVIRQAVQKLGAIAFERRVERVIPPAKTLLRVCKRRLFTSKVADSTGVDLTGGVFLTRILVLRRLLKRHVLKSRKDEQYVGVLLPPSVAGAAVNGALALDRRIAVNLNYTTSNEVMNHCINKCGIKSVLTSRRFMEKFEWDLDCEVVYLEDLKDKPTLWDKISCAFTSFVLPSWMLDRTYGLNKIRPDDTLTVIFTSGSTGVPKGVQLTHANISSNVQAIQQMVHLNRQDVIIGILPFFHSFGYTVTLWTLFGIDVKSAYHFSPLEPKIIGNLTKKHGGTVILATPTFLRSYQRRVDKDDFATLEIVVAGAEKLPVDLCESFEQKFGVRPVEGYGATELSPLVSVNIPPARSIDNFQIDRKEGTVGRPIPNVAAKIIDLDTGEAKGVNEPGMLYITGPNVMKGYLDQPEETAKVLQDGWYKTGDVALIDEDGFLKITGRVSRFSKIGGEMIPHVRIEEAIEQILGPHESEELAVAVTAVEHPTKGERIVVVHAPLQLTPEDICRQLKQAGLPNLFIPSTDSFMEVEKIPILGSGKLDLRELKAIADARFATKDSTASSSSESN; the protein is encoded by the coding sequence ATGGCCCCCGGCGTCCATGAACCCACCATCCGAGAGCACGACGACGAACTGAATAACCTGTCGTCGACGAGCTTTATTGGCTTGGTGTTGACGCAATTCTTCGGTGCCGCGAACGACAACATTTTCCGTTGGTTCGCCATTGGCATCGGGAAAGAACAGCAACCTGAACATGTAGGTACCATCTTGATGGCTGGTACCGCGTGTATGGTCGCTCCATACCTGATTTTTGCTCCGCATGCGGCCTATTTCGCCGATCGCTACAGCAAACGAAGCGTGATCGTTGCCTGTAAGATCGCAGAAATCGTGATCATGGCGCTCGGGATCATGCTTGCCTGGAGCGGTCAGCTCTTCTGGCTGTTCAGCGTGGTCTTCTTTCTCGGTGCACAAAGTGCCATGTACGGCCCTGCGAAATTGGGTGCGATTCCCGAGATTCTCAAGACCAAGCATATCTCCTCAGCCAATGGGATCATTGGCCTGGCCACGGTGGTTGCCACGGCCCTGGGGACCGTTGTCGGAAATCTGCTGAGTGACTGGACGCACCAGGGAGAAACCAATCTCTGGCTGGCCGGGCTGATTATGGTGGGTTTCGCTGCCGTCGGCATTCTAACCAGCTTGTGGATACAAAACCTGCCGATCAATCAGCCGGACATGAAATTCCCCTGGAATCCATTCCGCAGCGTGATCAAGGATCTCAGAGCACTCCGAATCAACAAGGCGATCTTTTATGTCGCGATGGGTAGCGCGTTCTTTTGGACATTAGCCGCGCTGGCCCAACTGAATATCGACCAATTTGCCGCTGAAAGCGGCACCACAACTCAGGCCGATGTCGGACCACTGCTGGCCGTATTGGTCGTGGGGACAGCGGTGGGCTGCATTCTGGCGGGGTACTGGTCGCAAGGTCACGTCGAAATGGGGATTCTCCCGCTCGGTGCAACCGGATTGGCGATCTGCTCATTCCTGCTGTTCCTCTGCCCTTCTCCGATTGTCGGTGCGGATGGAAACTGGAACTTTGTCTTCTTCGTGGCTAGTTTCTTGCTTTTCCTGATGGGATTGTCAGCTGGCCTGTTTGAAGTGCCGTTGGCTTCCTTCCTGCAACACCGAGCCCCGGCAGAAAAACGTGGCACGATCCTCGCCGCTACGAATTTCCTCACCTTCGGTGGTATCCTGCTGGTCTCGGTGGTGTTCTCCGTTCTGCGAACTCCGGTCTACGAAGGCGATATCAGCAACGTCGACCAAGTCGCCGAGTTAGAGGTCTCGCCCGAGTTCTCGAAAGAGGTCAAGCAGAAGTCGGATGAGCTTCGGGCTGATATCATCGCCGGTAAGGAGTACGACTCGCCGCTCGATATCGCCGCGTCGATGGCATCCAACGACGACGAAAAGACCTATGCGTTCGCTTCCTTGCTGATGACGCAGTTGCATCAGGCGTTCACCGATCAAAATCCGATTGATCGTAGCGAAGTAATTGATAAGTATCCCGACTACAAGCAGTTGGTCGCCGAGATTTATTTTCAAGCGACCAATTTGCCGCTGCTGAGTTCGCGGCAAATCTTCCTGTTGTGTGGCGTTGTTACCATCCCGATTTTGTTCTACATCCTTTACCTGCTTCCGCAGAACTCACTTCGCTTCCTTGTTTGGCTGGCGAGTGAAACGTTCTACCGCATTCGGGTTCATGATCGCGAAAACCTGCCAGCCGAAGGTGGTGCGCTGCTGGTCTCGAATCATGTTTCATGGCTCGATGGCGTTCTGCTGATGCTCACCAGTAGCCGGCCTGTTCGCATGCTAGTCTGGGGTGGAAACTTCAAGAGTGAATGGTTCCGCCGCTTTGTCGAGTACCACGGAGCGATCCTGATCGACAAAGGCCCGAAAGGAATTCAGAAGGCCCTTCAAAAGGGTCGCGAAGCGATCGAAAACGGGGAACTGGTTTGTGTGTTCGCCGAGGGAGGCATCACCCGTAGCGGACAAATCCAAGGCTTCAAGCCAGGCCTCTTGAAGATGGTCGAAGGCACTTCCGCCCCAGTCGTGCCTGTATTTATCGACGAACTCTGGGGAAGCGTTTTTACCTTCAGCGAAGGCCGGTTCTTCTGGAAAATACCTCGCAGTTGGCAAACCCCCATCTCGATTCATTTCGGCGAGCCAATCGAACCACCTTACGGTATTCATGTGATTCGCCAAGCAGTCCAAAAGTTAGGAGCGATCGCTTTCGAGCGACGAGTTGAGCGAGTGATTCCCCCAGCGAAAACGCTCCTTCGCGTTTGCAAACGACGTCTATTCACTTCCAAGGTAGCGGACTCAACTGGCGTTGACCTGACCGGTGGTGTCTTCCTGACACGCATCCTGGTACTGCGTCGCTTGCTCAAGCGGCACGTTCTCAAGTCACGCAAGGACGAACAATACGTCGGGGTTCTGTTGCCTCCATCGGTTGCCGGCGCCGCGGTTAATGGTGCCCTGGCCCTCGATCGCCGTATTGCGGTGAACTTGAACTACACGACCAGTAACGAAGTGATGAACCACTGCATCAACAAGTGTGGCATCAAGTCGGTACTAACCAGTCGTCGCTTTATGGAGAAGTTTGAGTGGGACCTCGATTGCGAGGTGGTCTACCTGGAAGATCTGAAAGACAAGCCGACCCTCTGGGACAAGATTAGCTGTGCGTTCACATCCTTTGTGCTTCCCAGTTGGATGCTGGATCGCACGTACGGCCTAAACAAGATTCGCCCAGACGATACGCTCACCGTGATCTTCACCTCTGGCTCGACTGGTGTCCCGAAAGGGGTGCAGCTGACCCATGCGAACATTTCGTCAAATGTTCAGGCCATTCAGCAGATGGTCCATCTGAATCGCCAGGACGTGATCATCGGGATCCTTCCGTTCTTCCATTCGTTTGGATACACGGTCACGCTCTGGACGCTGTTTGGCATCGATGTGAAGTCGGCCTACCACTTCAGTCCTCTGGAACCGAAGATCATTGGCAACCTGACCAAGAAGCACGGCGGAACGGTCATTTTGGCAACGCCTACATTCCTCCGCAGCTATCAACGTCGTGTCGACAAGGACGATTTTGCGACACTGGAAATCGTTGTCGCCGGTGCCGAAAAGCTGCCTGTCGATCTGTGTGAATCGTTCGAGCAAAAGTTTGGCGTTCGCCCCGTTGAAGGGTATGGAGCCACCGAACTTTCGCCGCTGGTATCGGTGAACATCCCTCCTGCCCGCTCGATCGACAACTTCCAGATCGATCGCAAGGAAGGCACCGTGGGACGACCGATCCCCAACGTCGCGGCCAAGATCATCGATCTCGATACGGGCGAAGCCAAAGGGGTCAACGAGCCTGGAATGCTCTATATCACGGGTCCAAACGTGATGAAGGGCTACCTGGATCAGCCTGAGGAAACCGCGAAGGTCCTACAAGATGGCTGGTACAAAACGGGCGACGTGGCCCTGATCGACGAAGACGGCTTTTTGAAGATCACCGGCCGGGTGAGTCGCTTCTCAAAGATCGGGGGCGAGATGATCCCACACGTGCGGATCGAAGAAGCTATCGAGCAGATCCTCGGCCCGCACGAGAGCGAAGAATTGGCAGTTGCCGTAACGGCCGTCGAGCATCCCACCAAGGGAGAACGCATCGTCGTCGTTCATGCTCCGCTTCAGCTCACGCCAGAGGACATCTGCCGACAGCTGAAGCAGGCCGGCCTACCGAACCTGTTCATTCCGTCGACCGACAGCTTCATGGAAGTCGAGAAGATTCCGATTCTCGGATCCGGCAAGCTCGACTTGAGGGAACTCAAGGCAATCGCCGACGCACGGTTCGCAACCAAGGATTCGACCGCGTCTTCTTCAAGTGAATCGAACTAG
- a CDS encoding response regulator, translating into MSTSNPSRGRVLVCDDSMLMRKLVIDSLTEDGWTLAGEAQNGQEACEKYIELQPDAVTMDIVMPEHDGIHGLEKIIEHDPNAKVVMVSALNQTSLVADSVRKGAQDFMVKPFLPEQLQETMRRLVDANLQA; encoded by the coding sequence ATGAGTACATCCAATCCTTCACGTGGCCGAGTGCTTGTTTGTGATGATTCGATGTTAATGCGCAAACTTGTCATCGACTCTTTGACCGAAGACGGCTGGACACTGGCCGGTGAAGCGCAGAATGGCCAAGAGGCCTGCGAGAAGTACATCGAGCTACAGCCAGATGCCGTGACGATGGACATTGTCATGCCGGAACACGACGGCATTCACGGACTGGAAAAGATTATCGAACACGACCCGAATGCCAAGGTCGTCATGGTAAGTGCGTTGAATCAAACCTCGCTCGTCGCTGATTCGGTACGAAAAGGGGCTCAAGACTTCATGGTCAAGCCGTTTCTGCCGGAGCAATTGCAAGAAACAATGCGGCGACTGGTCGATGCCAATCTGCAGGCCTAG